DNA from Cynocephalus volans isolate mCynVol1 chromosome 2, mCynVol1.pri, whole genome shotgun sequence:
AAACGCGAGATTTTGGCTCCTGTTGAAGTGTACTATAGGATTTAGGGTACCAGTCTGTAGACCACCATTCACACTGAAGAATCAACACTTTCTTGCTGCCGTGTATCCCAGAGCAAGTTCTGGGATTTAGCACAGTTGATGGGGTAGAGCGAAGGAAGTAGAAGGCAACCAGGGCTGCAGCCTGCTGGCTATTAACCACAGCAGGGGAGCCGCTATAGTTTGGCAATCGCTGGCTTtcaattttcctctttcttttttcttttttttaaaaaaagatgactggtaaggggatcttaacccttgacttggtgttgtcagcaccacactctctcaagtgagccacaggctggcccctcaacttttctctttctgatttacCCTGTCCAACCTATCAGAAGTCCTCTGAATTCTTTTTTCAAATCATCTCTTGGATTACTCCACTTCTCACCTCTACCACCACTTCCACGACCATGATGCCCATCATCACCGCCACCCCACCTTCAATCGAGTAGTTCTAACTACCTCTGCTTCTTGCTAGGATCATCTTTTTAGGATAAAACGTTCACCGGAATAACTAGGTCAAAGTTTAGGTATGTTGTTCACGTTTCTAGTCAGAATATCTGTATCAATTTGCATGCTTGCCAAAGTCATGTAGGAGGACCAATGCCATTCTCAGGTGGCAAAAGTTCTAACagcaatacatttatttaaaagaaaacaaaacatttgtgcattttattttatgtaaactatacctaaaaaaaaaaaaaaaagaaaaaagaaaagaacatgacCAAAAGAAGTATATAAACATCCAAACAAAGAAGCCAGTGCTTATAGAGAACTTAGCCTGCACCATGGCTAGGGTAAGAGTATGTGGTGCTTCGAAACAAACctttgagggaagaaaaaaatgtatatttaaacaaacaattaaaaaaaattttttttaaaccaaaccTTTGAGGAAggttctattttacagatgggataACGACACCCAGATAGATCAAGAAACTTGTCCAAATTCAGACAAGATCCTCAGAGTCAGGTAAGCTTCCTGATCGCAGCAGGGACTGACGCCGATGCTTGTCTCCCCCTCTCCTGCCACAGAGACGCCCTCCTGATCCccaagaaagcagaagatggggAGGGCGCAGTGTTCTAATGAAGGGGCTGCGTCTGCGCGCAGGCCGGGAGAGGGGGGCTTCCGGGGCTGCAAGGTCGCCAGAGCGGGTGTGATGCAATCACGCCTGTCCCTGCGTCAAAGGGCGGCTCCGGGGATGCGGGGACTGCGGTAGATCTGGTCCTGACTGCCGCCCACCCCTCCCCGCCGCCCGCCTCTGCTAACCGCGCGGACAGCGACGCCCTGTCCCTTCCAGGACGCCTGTTCAGAGCCACCGACGACCCCTGACCACCGCCCCGGGCCAGCGGTAACCTCTGACAACCGTGCCCAGCCCCCCGTGCGCCCAGGGCGCGCCATGAAGTCCGCGGCGAGCTCGCGCGGGGGCGGCGGCTGGGGCGGGGGGCGAggcggcggcgacggcggcggcgCGGGGGGCAGGGGCGGCTTCGGGGCGCGCACGCGCGGCGGCTTCAGCGGGGgcggccggggccggggccgcggGGGCGGCGGCGGAGACGGCAGGGACCGCGGCGGTGGCGGGCCGCGGCGTGGCGGCGTGGCCAAGAGCAGGAGCCGCCGCAGGAAGGGCGTCACCGCGGTGTCGGTGGAGCCGCACCGGCACGAGGGCGTCTTCATCTACCGCGGGGCGGAGGACGCGCTGGTCACGCTGAACATGGTGCCCGGCCAGTCGGTGTACGGCGAGCGGCGCGTCACGGTGACCGAGAGCGGCGTCAAGCAGGAGTATCGCACGTGGAACCCGTTCCGCTCCAAGCTGGCCGCGGCCATCCTGGGCGGGGTGGACCAGATCCACATCAAGCCCAAGTCCAAGGTGCTGTACCTGGGCGCCGCCTCTGGGACCACTGTCTCCCACGTCTCCGACATCATCGGCCCGGACGGCCTGGTGTACGCCGTCGAGTTCTCCCACCGCGCTGGCCGCGATCTGGTCAACGTGGCCAAGAAGCGAACCAACATCATCCCTGTCCTGGAAGATGCCCGGCACCCGCTCAAGTACCGCATGCTCATCGGGATGGTGGACGTGATCTTCGCCGACGTGGCCCAGCCCGACCAGTCCCGCATAGTGGCTCTGAACGCCCACACCTTCCTGCGCAACGGCGGCCACTTTCTCATTTCCATCAAGGCCAACTGCATCGACTCTACTGCGTCCGCCGAGGCTGTGTTTGCTTCTGAGGTGAGGAAGTTGCAGCAGGAGAACTTGAAGCCTCAAGAGCAGCTGACCCTGGAGCCCTATGAGAGGGACCACGCTGTGGTCGTCGGGGTCTACCGACCCCTGCCCAAGAGCAGCAGCAAGTAGCACCCAGCTCACGATCTCCCTGCCATCTCCCCAAGACTGTGTTGGTCACTATTATCAAGGAtgtgttttctttgtgtgtgttctgtttctttgtttttctattaaatGGCACAAAGAAACAGTACCCAGGTGTATTTTGAGGCCAGGCTGGGATCTGCTGCAGTAACAATCCCCAAATCCCAGTGGCCTAAAACAGCTCGGCTTAGGGTCCATCAAGTAACAACATGGGAGCTGTGTCAATTCTAATCACTCATGTCCCTGACTTTGCAGGACTCCATTTTCACACATGCTTCCTCCCTCACAGGAACAGAGGAAAGAGAGCTGGAGAGTTACTAATGAGCTTCTGACATTCCCCTTGGAACTGATGGGGCACTTCTATTCACACTGGCCAAGTCACATGACCAAGTCTGATTCCAGCGAAGGGCACTGGATATTGCTAGACAGTAGTATAGTCTAACACACACAATCCGTTTGACCCAAAACCAGTCTTAACCAAAGTAAGTTTTTGGTACTTGACTCTTCAACTAAGCCCTTTTGCATTCACTATTACATTTAACGATCACACCAGTCCTGAGATGGCTTCCTGACTATTTTCATATTACCTGTGAAGCAACAGGGCACCTGAAGGGAAACAATCCCCAAAATTACAGTCACTAAGGAGGTAGAACTTACATATCAGTCTAAATCCACTGCTATTTCCTCAGCATCGGCAGGATCTTGCCTCTCCCCAATCAGGCACACACTGGGTCATACACAGAGCAGGGCTCTGTGGCCTCACTCTGTTCTTTCTCTCACCTCACTGGGCTCCCCCTTTCTTAGGTTTTGCAATAGCAAAACAAGGTGGGGGGCATGACGTGGGTCCACCTGGCAGAATGTCCCCACAGTGGGGCAATACATACCCAAAGTGGGACCACAAGTGTCTGTGGAACAGCCAGAAATATGATTCCCAGAAAGTATCCATCTGTGAAAGGTACTTCCTTCTGAAATGCCAGACTCAGTACTTTGAATTCTGGCTCTCCAAACCAGCCCAAAAAGGAGTGGGAGAATGAGCAATACTTGGAGAGCTGAGAATGCACCAGAGCCTGGTAAGTCTCTCCAAACCAGACCTTAAGAAgacctttcattcatttattcattcatacactcaaaaaaaaaaaatccccatggCCAGTTGCCAGTGTCAGTAACATTTAGTTTGGGAATGATTGCTCACAAATTCATCATTTGGAGGGGGTTTTGCTTCCTAAAGATGTGCTTGGTGGAGATTGTGGttagtctgtgttttttgagtgtATACTTCCTGAACAACAAAAGGGGAAAATCAACTTTGTAAAAGGCAGCtaaccctccaccccacccctcaccctAAAATTCAGGGAGAGAACTACAGTTCAGATTTGTCAGTAAGACTGACTCAGGATGAAGAGAGTGAAGGGGGTAAATGTCTACAAAAACCCAAACCAGGCAGTCTTGGAAATCTTCGTTAAACCCTGCAGAGCAAGGATCATTACTCCTATTGCACTGGGCACCAGACCTGCTCAGAGCTGGCAATGCTTTGGTGGCCATCTGCTCCCAGAAGCCCTTAAATTTGGATTTCTAAGTGTATTAGTCTTCTCAggctgttgtaacaaaataccacagattgaatggtttaaacaacagacattaaTTTTCTCACAATTGTGGAGGctagaagcccaagatcaaggcaaATTTGGTTTCTGACTAGAGCTCCTTCCTGGTTTGTAATTGGCTACCTTCTTGCTATGTTCTCACATTGCTTTTCCTCTGTGTACGGAGAGAGAAAGCGAGCATGCACTCTCTGgtgtcttcctcttcttctaaggacaccgttctattggattagggctccaccctcataacctcTTTTaaccctaatcacctcctaaaggccctatctccaagtaTAGTCATATTGGGGGTTGGGTTTCAACTtaggaattttgggggacacaattcagttcataacactAAGGCTGGATGAGAACTTCAGCTGAAATGCCTGCCCGTCTCACTGGATTGTGAAAACTGGGTTGAGGAGACCAGCGTGCAACTGAAAACACCTGCAGGGCCAGGCACACAGTACGTGCTCTGcatgttctctctgcctggcctCCTCTTCTTGTCAAGATAATAAGGTTGCTGAGAATTAAGAGTTCACGTAGATGAAGAGATTGCTGTGGAGTGCGGGGGAACTTAGCAGGGCTTGTGAGGAACCTGTTCCAAGCTGGGAGCCGGGCGGAACTGGCTGCTGGCTGAGTTCAGAGAATCAGCATCTCCATCAAGAGCCATGGTAGAGAGCCCAGTCCAAGCACCAGTTTCAGCTCCACAGAAGATGCAGTGAGGCTGGAGGCTGACATTCAAAGACCTGGCAAGAGGGACCTacccatcaccatcaccatgatGTCTGGCAGCCCCACTCCCTTTGCCCAGAAGCCTCTTGGGATGGACAGAAGCATGGGACATAAGACCTTAGGAAATGAACCTCTATCCAAAAGACACTCTGTTTTAAACTGGAAGAAACCAAGTTCCACTAAATTGGCAGTTTCTCCTCCTCCCAACCCTGCTATTAAGCAAGATGTTTGAGCACATTTGGATATTGCTACactaatatttatcaagcacttactaTGTCCCAGTGTAAAGCTAAGCATTTATTTGATTTTGAGAAGTATTatttttagggctggcctgttagctcacttggttagagcatgatgctgataacacaaggtcaagggattggatccccatactggccagctgccaaaaggaaaaaaaagtattattttaaaattaataatgagaccaaacatttcaggaagtggTAAAACACTGACTCAGTTTGATAGGTTGTTGTAAAATGAACACTGGTGTCAGAACTACCCCTAACATTTGTGTGGCCTGAAGCAAAAGAATATATAAGGGCCCCTGATCCATGGCCTGCCCCTTTCTCTTCCCACCCCTGGTTCTGTTCCATACCCCGACAGGCCTTATGCCCATGTCTGCAGACACCCAGCCCTCAAGTCCAAGATCTGTCCACATGCACTTTAAACAGACTCCTTTAAGCCATCCCTCAGGACTAGAGTTGCAAAAGGGAGCATGGTCTCCTCCCTGGAGGACTGGAAGCTGGCTCAGGCTGTTCAGGCAGAGTTCCTGGTGCCTGATGCATGATCTACAAGGTGGGGGATACAGGCTCCGGGGAAGCATGGCCCTTGGTCCCTATGGATTCCTTGCCCCATGAAGTGAGGAGCAGACAGTGGAAGGCCAGAGCACAGTCTTCTGAAGTGCGGGGCCCAGGGCAGGGGCCCCAGTTACCCCTGTCTAAGAGTGTCCCCTTTGTCTCTCCACCATCCAAATCTCAGCATTCCTCTATGAAGGAGGAAAGTTTAACTCCTCCAAGTAGTCCTTCCAGAACCTTTGGCTCACAGGAAGCTCCTCTTCTGAAATCACAGCTCTTGACCCTTATTCTGATTAAGACACCATTCACTGCACACGTTTGCCTTGTTTcccttaatcctcacagcaacctgaGAAGCAAGTATTGTCACACCTgtatcacagatgaggaagctgaggctcaggacAGTGACATGAGTCAGCCAAGGTGGTGCAACTAGAAAGTGGGAGATCTCAGGAAGAGTTGTGTCCCTTTTCTAAGTCAGCGAAGTTAAAATCAGACACTCTAGGGGAAGGTCTGGCATTAGGATTTTTATAagtcccccaggtgattctgggTACAGCTGGGGCTGAGACCCACTATTTAAAATCCTGTACAATTTTGGCACCAACTGGGAATGGCAGATTTAGGACAATGTTTTGAATAACTGGAAGATAAGAGCTGAGCCTGTGGTGCCTCCTGGAACTGGGGGCCTCTGTGACAACACAGCCCACTCCTGAGATTCCAATGAGGAGGACATTGAAGTTGGTGTCTGAACGCAAAGTTATTGATACTCCCGGTCCTTGGGCACCTGATTGGGCACTGCATGCCAATCATGTGTGTCAGGAAGGGAGACCCGAGCTGACAAGTGTCAGAGTAGCCAATAAAGCAACAAGCCTGAAGTGAGTCTTCAATCACTTACTGTGATATAAGCAAGAGGCTCACACAAGAGAAGGTGCCGAGTCCCCCTGTTGCGCTTTCCCCCATGGAATGGTGCACTGTCAAGGGTCAAGTGGATCAGCACAGTCAGGGTTGTCTGTGTTGATGGAGTCTCCAAGGAAAGACTCCAGCAGTTTCTTGGACCCTGAGGTGGTCGGGGTGAGGTGAAAGGGAAGGACCAGGAGTGGAAAAGTGCTGACTTAGTGGGGAAAGTGTCTCCAAGGTTTCCCCCTCTTGATGGCCTCTGCCCCAAAACAGGGGACCTAGGCATGAAGGCTCAGGGGCTAGGAATGTAAATTTATGAAAGAGTACAACTGCCAGGGTGCCTAAGTCCTTGACTGCCACTTCCTTCAGATTGCGGTGCACTGGCCGGGCACCAAGTCTGCTGTGGGAAGAGCAGATTTCCCCCTGAGCCTGCCAGGTCAAGCCTGTGTGGTCGCCTCCGGTCAGGCCTCAAAAAGTCACACATAGGTTTTTAATAAGAAGCCAGACTCCTCACTGTTTACCTCCTCATCCATACTCGAAGTAGGGGCTCCCAATACTTAAGTTGCTTTGAGTGGGAGTTTTGTTCTCTTGAGCAAAAACATTTACGGACCTCCCTCTGAAGTcttgcctttccatttttcttttatttcttgtttgccATTTCTATTCCCTGGTGCTCACCATGCCCCAGAGCAGCTACTGCTCTAGCTCCACTGTTGGTTAGACACTTCCCAATCCACTGCCTCCAGTGGAGCCTCTGCTTCCTGCCTGGAGGACTCAGGTGCCTGAAAACATAACACAAGAATTCTGGCTGCTGACCTCTGATcatgatggcagaatagatggtccacagcgtcactctctcccacaatcaacaaatttacaactattaaaaagcaatgacagccaagctggggccactagagctcaggggaagaggaggagagacctacggagttcatggaggcaggagaagccatgatgagagaaagaaaggaccacttcGACTGTTTCGAGCCCCGACCACttcaagtctggccctggtgagtgcatggagcaagagctggcaaaagccactacTGTGCCCTTCATacaaagttgcttggaggctgcagggcagaagagggccttggtcgcccccaggccagcaagaccacaacagggttcctgtggacccacataggagtgagggactacagacaactgaaaaaaggagccactcaaaggccagtgagtcattgcaaaggatcagcacatggcccatcccatgggaagtatttggagtgctgagagtgggggAGACGGGTCCACTggaggaacattggggcacagcatggacagctgatctgccctccagtcagcgcaggaccactcagtggagacaggtcaggaatatagaactgcagggggtgcagttttctgaaaagactcaggcccagaccagagtttccacatgacccaggtgtactggacttcacaagacccagaagtgcttacaatgtcaacaattaaaacctgatctgtaagggctggcccgtggctcactcaggagagtctggtgctgataataccaaggccacagattcggatcctatatagggatggccggtttgctcactggctgagcgtggtgctgacaacaccaagtcaagggttaagatccctctaccggtcatctttaaaaaaaaaaaaaaaaaaaaccctgagctgcacaaaaagcctttgccAGAGAATCAGccacaaagcagcaatttagctcaaccacagggctcaactGCTGGTTTCCACacgaagttcccccattttagaagtagccaaaggataacaaattagttccagtgcagagtttaagtggtgaaaatagagaataatccaacgcagaactgaaagaaaaaacaaaaaacacacagatcagagacaaagttctgatattaaccagtaaaggtctaacaccacctaagaacacctataaatcgtagaaggactggaagctccccaggctcccaagctggggtgggaggggctgagggcctcagccttgcccccctgacatctgcatccagcccagccacgactgagccactgctggaacccccctgggctcctctgccagaatgaggcgggtgccatgggcctcaaccatgcccccacttcctcctcttcccaccctatctCCCCTTTCCTGTCGCCCCCTCCGCCTCCCCCCAACTATttcacaacatcttagaatgtaaaacaataaataaacaaacaaacaaacaaataaataattctggCTGCTTGCAATAGCCATAGTGCTTGGCAGAGTTACTATCTCTGCCACACAGGAAGGTTTCCAGAAACACTAGAACACTAGAAGAGCAGAAGTAGAAACCTGACTTTAGAGACGGTTGTCTTTCTCGCCAATAAGAATCTGAAAAGATACTGAGTGTCATTAGTagtcaaggaaatgcaaattaaaaccaaagataGGGAGATGTTCACCAAGATGGAATAGATGATCCCAGCATTGCTCCCCCCACAACAGATCAACTTGCAActgttaaaacacaaaaactgctATCCTGTAATCACTGGAACTtgggggaagaggcagagagactCACTGAGTCCATGAAGGTGTGGAAAGCCCAGATGAGCAAAAGGAGGGACCACCATGATCATACATAGCCATTCCCCCAGTCAGCACTGCACAGCACACAGAGGAGCTACCTGGAGACAGCAAAGCAGCGGTGgtgccctttgcatgaagctaCTTCAAGTCTGTAGGGGAGAAGAGTGTTGTGACCATTGGCAAAAAACCCCCAGAAAACTATTTTAAGTGCGCCATCCCAAATCTCAGACCAGTAAAGCTGCTTGCAAGCTTCCCTAGCACCTGCATAGGAGAAAGGGGTCACAGCTGATGGGAAAAACTATACATGCAGAGCTCATGGGGGACTCATGCAGGGCCCACCCCTCAAGAAATGTTTGCAGTGCCACGGTCAGGAGAGCTGATCCATGAGGGTGCACTGGGGAGCAGCGTAGGCaactgatctgccttccaatcagcagGGGCGCCACAAGGTAGAGACTTGGTTGTACCATAGgactgcagagggtgcagtttaCAAGAAAGTCAGTCCCGGGCCAGAATATCCACACAGTACAGTTACATCTGTGGTAACTCCACATAAACCAAACATGACCAAAAGGCCAACAATTACAATCCAGTTCGCAAAAAAAGTTTTCCGCAGTCTGAGAAACAACAGTAAGGCAGTAACTTAGTTCAGGCACAGTTCAAGTTCTGGCCCCAAAGTAAGTTTTCCCCAATCCACTAATTAACCAAAGGATGGCAAATTAGTTCTAGGGCAGGCAGTACTTAAGTGGTGATGGTTGCTATTAATCcatcacagaatggaaaaaagccacaaaccagagacaaagttctaatattgaacagtaaaggtctaacaccaccaaagagcacctataaaacctggaagaggaaAACATTCCTCAAATGTGCaagcatcaatgtaaagacacaaagattgagatataacagagaaatatgacaccaccaaaggaaacaaagcacCAGTAATGAATCCAGAAGAACACCAGATTTATGAAATTTCTGACAGATTTCAGAATAAACCTCATAAGGAAATTCAAGAAGTCAAAAGaatatacagatagaaaattaagtgatattTGGAAAACACCCAGGAGCAGAACAAGATACTTGAAGACatagaatcaatttaaaaaaaaagaaattctagaaataaacaatacatTATCTTAACTGAAAagctcaatagaaagctccagcAGCAGACTTCATCAAACAGAGGAAAagcagtgagcttgaagacagaacacatggaattatccaatcagaggaagaaaaaaaaaaaaaaaaagaaagaaaactgcagcAATTATGGGGCtccttcaagtgaaataaccttcACCTAATCCTTCACCTAACTGGtgtacccaaaggagatgaaaaaggaagagacccaGAAAACATAcccaaggaaataatggctgaaaatttcccaagtatggagaaagatgacagcatacAGCTACatgaagctcagaggtcaccaatcaaaatcaatacaaagaggaacaccccaaggcacaccATAATcaaatatcaaagacaaagaaagaatactgaaggcaaaagaaacacataacattcaatggagccccaatatgGTTTTCAgcggatttctcagtagaaaccctacaggccaagagagagtgggatgatatattcaaagtgctggagGACAAATACTGTCAACGAAGAATTCTGTGTGATGCAAAACTAGCCTTTAaatgtgaagaagaaataaagtctttcccagacagacaaaagctaATAAGCAAGTTCATTAACACTagaccatccttacaagaaatggTCTTCAAGCTGAAAGAGGATGACACAAAAgtgtaacaagaaaacatttgaaagtacaaaactcactagtaaataCACattctcagaatactccaatgttgtaagggtggtgaataaattACTTATAACCTTACTaggaagactaaaggacaaacccaacaagataatacaaatttaacAATCACATAAGAGATAGGCAACATTAAAAGATGTAACCtgaaacaaaatgtcaaaaagtaggGAGGAATGATgtcaaagtgtagagttggccttggtgttttcctttttctcagcaatCAAAGCTAGCTAAggtgttattagtttaaaataatctgttataactataacacgGTTTTTGTAAGCCACATGGTAACCATAATGCAAAAACCTATAACAGACATCCTAAAAGTAAATagagagaaatcaaaataaactaacagagaaaaccacttaatcacaaaggaagatagttaagaccaccccaccccaaaaaaggaaaaaagggactacaaaacaaccagaaaagaaGTAACAAAATGGCGCAACAATAAGTCTCTATATAGCAATAACTCTAAAtatagattaaattccccaattaaaagacacagagcgGTTGAACGgattataaaaaaagaaccaacagtATGTTACCTGCAAGAAACACACTTCACCTACAAGGACACA
Protein-coding regions in this window:
- the FBLL1 gene encoding rRNA/tRNA 2'-O-methyltransferase fibrillarin-like protein 1 — encoded protein: MKSAASSRGGGGWGGGRGGGDGGGAGGRGGFGARTRGGFSGGGRGRGRGGGGGDGRDRGGGGPRRGGVAKSRSRRRKGVTAVSVEPHRHEGVFIYRGAEDALVTLNMVPGQSVYGERRVTVTESGVKQEYRTWNPFRSKLAAAILGGVDQIHIKPKSKVLYLGAASGTTVSHVSDIIGPDGLVYAVEFSHRAGRDLVNVAKKRTNIIPVLEDARHPLKYRMLIGMVDVIFADVAQPDQSRIVALNAHTFLRNGGHFLISIKANCIDSTASAEAVFASEVRKLQQENLKPQEQLTLEPYERDHAVVVGVYRPLPKSSSK